One stretch of Castor canadensis chromosome 14, mCasCan1.hap1v2, whole genome shotgun sequence DNA includes these proteins:
- the LOC141416941 gene encoding beta-defensin 4-like isoform X2, with translation MRIHYLFTFLLGLLLPLAAFTQNVRNPVSCIANGGICWGACRGNFKQIGTCGLPKVRCCKKK, from the exons ATGAGGATCCATTATCTCTTCACCTTCCTCTTAGGGCTCCTGTTGCCTCTTGCAG cTTTTACTCAAAACGTTCGCAATCCTGTGAGCTGCATAGCAAATGGAGGAATATGTTGGGGTGCATGCCGTGGAAACTTTAAACAGATCGGCACCTGTGGCCTTCCTAAAGTTAGGTGCTGCAAAAAAAAGTAA
- the LOC141416941 gene encoding beta-defensin 4-like isoform X3, protein MRIHYLLIALLLLFLMPISAFTQNVRNPVSCIANGGICWGACRGNFKQIGTCGLPKVRCCKKK, encoded by the exons ATGAGGATCCATTATCTGCTAATTGCATTGCTCCTCTTGTTCTTGATGCCTATTTCAG cTTTTACTCAAAACGTTCGCAATCCTGTGAGCTGCATAGCAAATGGAGGAATATGTTGGGGTGCATGCCGTGGAAACTTTAAACAGATCGGCACCTGTGGCCTTCCTAAAGTTAGGTGCTGCAAAAAAAAGTAA
- the LOC141416941 gene encoding beta-defensin 103A-like isoform X1, with translation MRIHYLLIALLLLFLMPISGHGGFISALQKVHCKIRKGRCALRSCLAKEEQIGNCSRNRKCCRKK, from the exons ATGAGGATCCATTATCTGCTAATTGCATTGCTCCTCTTGTTCTTGATGCCTATTTCAG GTCATGGAGGGTTCATAAGTGCTTTACAAAAAGTACATTGCAAGATAAGGAAAGGCCGGTGTGCTTTGAGAAGCTGCCTTGCAAAGGAGGAACAGATAGGCAACTGTTCAAGGAATCGAAAATGctgtaggaaaaaataa